One window from the genome of Oryza glaberrima chromosome 3, OglaRS2, whole genome shotgun sequence encodes:
- the LOC127768999 gene encoding probable calcium-binding protein CML41, translating to MANASVPKPAKRLSRKRSFRLGLPLLCGQSDVASPRGGGGGGAAARSSSSGRRQGELHRIFQHFDRDNDGKISGAELSAFFASMGDEMPAPSPGGGGGVAAGYMLDFAGFVALMERGGSQEEDLRSAFEVFNAVESAGRITARGLQRVLAQLGDERSVADCEAMIRAYDVDGDGGLDFHEFQRMMS from the coding sequence ATGGCGAACGCGAGTGTTCCTAAGCCGGCGAAGCGCCTGTCGCGCAAGAGGAGCTTCAGGCTCGGCCTGCCACTGCTCTGCGGGCAGTCCGACGTGGCGagcccacgcggcggcggcggcggcggcgccgccgcccgttcgtcgtcgtcggggagaAGGCAGGGCGAGCTGCACAGGATCTTCCAGCACTTCGACAGGGACAACGACGGCAAGATCTCCGGCGCCGAGCTGAGCGCGTTCTTCGCGTCCATGGGCGACGAgatgccggcgccgtcgccgggcggcggcggcggcgtcgccgccggctacATGCTCGACTTCGCCGGATTCGTTGCCCTGATGGAGAGAGGTGGCAGCCAAGAAGAGGACCTGAGGAGCGCCTTCGAGGTGTTCAACGCCGTCGAGTCCGCCGGCCGGATCACGGCGAGGGGCCTGCAGAGGGTGCTCGCGCAGCTCGGCGACGAGCGGTCGGTCGCCGACTGCGAGGCCATGATCAGGGCctacgacgtcgacggcgacggcggcctcgaCTTCCATGAGTTCCAGAGGAT
- the LOC127768998 gene encoding cytochrome c biogenesis protein CCS1, chloroplastic, translating to MPSPTCYLLLNPAASRSHHRPRLPLPAAAPPRRRVHVSCDARRTGGGGGGGGVKREAIPAGTGKAKKQVVFFDAAPPVSQRGGGGGGEGEGEGEGKVARRKKENAALGLVRRLTKRTLSLLSNLPLAISEMFAIAALMALGTVIDQGEAPSYYFEKFPEDNPVFGFITWRWILTPGFDHMFSSPVFLGLLALLAASLMACTYTTQIPIVKVARRWSFMHSAGSIRKQEFAESLPRASIQDLGVILMGYGYEVFTKGPSLYAFKGLAGRFAPIGVHIAMIFIMAGATLSATGSFKGSVDVPQGLNFVIGDVMKPKGVLSFAPDVFNTEVHVNRFYMEYYDSGEVSQFYSDLSLFDLDGKEVMRKTIKVNDPLRYGGVTIYQTDWGFSALQVKKNGEGPFNLAMAPLKLNGDKKLFGTLLPLENSGSSNVKGISMLARDLQSIVLYDQEGKFVGVRRPSSKLPIEIDGNEIVIEDAIGSTGLDLKTDPGIPIVYAGFGALMLTTCISYLSHSQIWALQDGSTVVIGGKTNRAKLEFSEEMNRLLDKVPELISVNEKKIDSKQSAT from the exons ATGCCTTCCCCGACCTGCTACTTGCTCCTCAACCCCGCCGCCTCCAGGTCCCACCACCGtccccgcctccccctccccgccgccgcgccgccgcgcaggcggGTCCATGTCTCCTGCGACGCGCGGaggacgggcggcggtggcggtggcggtggggtgAAGCGCGAGGCCATACCTGCTGGAACCGGCAAGGCCAAGAAGCAGGTCGTGTTCTTCGACGCCGCGCCACCGGTCTcgcagcggggcggcggcggcggcggggagggggagggggagggggaggggaaggtggcgaggaggaagaaggagaacgCCGCGTTGGGGTTGGTTAGGAGGTTGACGAAGAGGACGCTGTCGCTGCTCTCCAACCTCCCGCTCGCCATCTCCGAGATGTTCGCCATTGCCGCGCTCATGGCCTTAG GCACGGTGATTGATCAAGGGGAGGCGCCGAGCTACTACTTCGAGAAGTTCCCCGAGGACAACCCGGTGTTCGGGTTCATCACGTGGAGGTGGATCCTCACTCCCGGGTTCGATCACATGTTCTCCTCGCCGGTGTTCCTCGGCCTCCTCGCGCTGCTCGCGGCGTCGCTCATGGCCTGCACTTACACCACTCAAATCCCCATTGTCAAGGTTGCCAGAAG ATGGTCGTTCATGCATTCAGCAGGAAGCATCCGGAAGCAAGAATTTGCGGAGTCACTTCCCCGCGCATCCATCCAGGATTTAGGAGTTATATTGATGGGTTATGGATATGAG GTATTCACTAAGGGTCCATCTCTGTATGCTTTCAAAGGACTGGCTGGTCGGTTTGCGCCTATCGGTGTGCACATAGCTATGATTTTCATCATGGCAGGTGCCACGCTTAGCGCAACAGGGAGCTTTAAAGGATCGGTGGATGTACCCCAAGGGTTGAACTTTGTAATCGGAGATGTGATGAAACCTAAAGGAGTTCTCTCTTTTGCGCCTGATGTTTTTAATACTGAAGTCCATGTCAATCGGTTCTACATGGAGTACTATGATAGTGGAGAG GTTTCACAATTCTATAGCGATCTTTCACTTTTCGACCTTGATGGCAAAGAGGTCATGAGGAAGACTATCAAAGTGAACGACCCCTTGAGGTATGGTGGGGTCACAATCTACCAAACCGATTGGGGATTTTCAGCATTGCAAGTAAAGAAAAATGGTGAAGGTCCTTTCAATTTGGCCATGGCCCCCTTGAAATTGAATGGTGATAAGAAGTTATTTGGAACATTGTTGCCACTTGAAAACTCCGGTTCTTCCAATGTCAAAGGAAT ATCGATGCTTGCTCGAGATCTGCAGTCTATTGTGTTGTATGATCAAGAGGGTAAGTTTGTGGGGGTTCGTCGGCCAAGCTCAAAACTACCGATTGAAATAGATGGTAACGAAATAGTTATTGAAGATGCCATCGGTAGCACCGGTCTCGATCTTAAG ACTGATCCAGGAATTCCTATTGTTTATGCTGGATTTGGTGCACTCATGTTAACGACCTGCATTAGTTATCTTTCACATTCTCAG ATATGGGCATTGCAAGACGGAAGTACAGTAGTCATCGGAGGAAAGACAAATCGAGCCAAGCTTGAATTTTCAGAAGAGATGAACAGATTACTTGATAAGGTACCAGAATTGATTAGCGTCAATGAGAAAAAAATCGATAGTAAACAAAGTGCTACTTAA